The following proteins are co-located in the Polymorphospora rubra genome:
- a CDS encoding fumarate reductase/succinate dehydrogenase flavoprotein subunit, protein MTELFSVGDPIADTKAPDGPVETRWDRRRFSAKLVNPANKRKLSVIVVGTGLAGGSAAATLGELGYRVRSYCYQDSPRRAHSIAAQGGINAAKNYRNDGDSVHRLFYDTVKGGDFRSRESNVHRLAQVSVEIIDQCVAQGVPFAREYGGLLDTRSFGGAQVSRTFYARGQTGQQLLLGAYQALERQVAAGTVEMFTRHEMLELIVVDGRARGIVVRDMVTGEISTDLADAVVLASGGYGNVFFLSTNAKGCNVTATWRAHRKGALFANPCYTQIHPTCIPVSGDHQSKLTLMSESLRNDGRVWVPKKAGDDRAAADIPEDERDYYLERIYPAFGNLVPRDIASRAAKNVCDEGRGVGPGGLGVYLDFADAIGRLGRKAVEAKYGNLFEMYERITGEDPYEVPMRIYPAVHYTMGGLWVDYDLQATIPGLFVIGEANFSDHGANRLGASALMQGLADGYFVLPNTIGDYLAAGPFEKLTADHPDVARTRSDVEDRIAKLLAVDGDRTVDSFHRELGRIMWEYCGMERTDAGLRKAIDLIRGLRDEFWQRVRVPGDGEGLNQSLERAGRVADFFELAELMCIDALHRTESCGGHFRAESQTPEGEAERDDENFSYVAAWEFTGTGDAPVLHKEDLIFEYVHPTQRSYK, encoded by the coding sequence ATGACCGAACTGTTCTCGGTCGGCGACCCGATCGCCGACACCAAGGCCCCGGACGGCCCGGTCGAGACCCGCTGGGACCGCCGGCGGTTCTCCGCCAAGCTGGTCAACCCGGCCAACAAGCGCAAGCTGTCGGTGATCGTGGTCGGCACCGGCCTGGCCGGCGGCTCCGCCGCCGCGACCCTGGGCGAGCTCGGCTACCGGGTGCGGTCCTACTGCTACCAGGACAGCCCGCGCCGGGCGCACTCGATCGCCGCGCAGGGCGGCATCAACGCCGCCAAGAACTACCGCAACGACGGCGACTCGGTGCACCGCCTCTTCTACGACACCGTCAAGGGCGGCGACTTCCGCTCCCGGGAGTCGAACGTGCACCGGCTGGCGCAGGTCTCGGTGGAGATCATCGACCAGTGCGTGGCGCAGGGCGTGCCGTTCGCCCGAGAGTACGGCGGCCTGCTCGACACCCGCTCGTTCGGCGGCGCGCAGGTGTCGCGGACCTTCTACGCCCGCGGCCAGACCGGCCAGCAGCTGCTGCTCGGCGCGTACCAGGCGCTGGAGCGGCAGGTCGCGGCCGGCACGGTGGAGATGTTCACCCGGCACGAGATGCTGGAACTGATCGTCGTCGACGGCCGGGCCCGCGGCATCGTGGTACGCGACATGGTGACCGGCGAGATCAGCACCGACCTGGCCGACGCCGTGGTGCTCGCCTCCGGCGGCTACGGCAACGTGTTCTTCCTGTCGACCAACGCCAAGGGCTGCAACGTCACCGCCACCTGGCGGGCGCACCGCAAGGGCGCGCTGTTCGCCAACCCCTGCTACACCCAGATCCACCCGACCTGCATCCCGGTCTCCGGCGACCACCAGTCGAAGCTGACGCTGATGAGCGAGTCGCTGCGCAACGACGGCCGGGTGTGGGTGCCGAAGAAGGCCGGCGACGACCGGGCCGCCGCCGACATCCCCGAGGACGAGCGCGACTACTACCTGGAGCGCATCTACCCCGCCTTCGGCAACCTGGTCCCCCGCGACATCGCGTCGCGGGCGGCGAAGAACGTCTGCGACGAGGGGCGCGGCGTCGGTCCCGGCGGGCTCGGCGTCTACCTGGACTTCGCCGACGCCATCGGCCGGCTCGGCCGCAAGGCCGTCGAGGCCAAGTACGGCAACCTGTTCGAGATGTACGAGCGGATCACCGGCGAGGACCCGTACGAGGTCCCGATGCGGATCTACCCGGCCGTGCACTACACGATGGGCGGCCTGTGGGTCGACTACGACCTGCAGGCGACCATCCCCGGGCTGTTCGTGATCGGTGAGGCGAACTTCTCCGACCACGGCGCCAACCGGCTCGGCGCCTCGGCGCTGATGCAGGGCCTGGCCGACGGCTACTTCGTGCTGCCGAACACGATCGGCGACTACCTGGCCGCCGGGCCGTTCGAGAAGCTGACCGCCGACCACCCCGACGTGGCGCGGACCCGTAGCGACGTCGAGGACCGGATCGCGAAGCTGCTCGCCGTGGACGGTGACCGGACGGTCGACTCGTTCCACCGCGAGCTGGGCCGGATCATGTGGGAATACTGCGGCATGGAGCGCACCGACGCCGGGCTGCGCAAGGCGATCGACCTGATCCGGGGCCTGCGGGACGAGTTCTGGCAGCGGGTCCGGGTGCCCGGCGACGGCGAGGGGCTCAACCAGTCGCTGGAGCGGGCCGGCCGGGTGGCCGACTTCTTCGAACTGGCCGAGCTGATGTGCATCGACGCGCTGCACCGCACCGAGTCGTGCGGCGGTCACTTCCGGGCCGAGAGCCAGACCCCGGAGGGCGAGGCCGAGCGGGACGACGAGAACTTCAGCTACGTCGCGGCCTGGGAGTTCACCGGCACCGGCGACGCGCCCGTGCTGCACAAGGAAGACCTGATCTTCGAGTACGTCCACCCGACGCAGCGGAGCTACAAGTGA
- a CDS encoding putative bifunctional diguanylate cyclase/phosphodiesterase, which yields MHGTESDQATAGPELSDLTERWVSAVRASGYLAPDGDRLRVFLRELVRRMSAALATPADHERVGHDVGVALVRAGLVAPEVLRDSITTLSRLPADAGVSGPLVGVRLGELLGGLSAGFCAAERERTLMGQERIRAAALAAVDTAEHARRDSEARLRAVFSAAGTAIAIADLSGRLVEANPAVSLMLGIPAADLVGRRVLDFFHPDDAPSIRHEIVERLLGPGGGLVRLEKRFVDATGTTGWLTLSVSLVHGDDDRPAYLVAMADDVTDRHRLQTELHHQAHHDPLTGLPNRTLLYRWLRDTIASATPDRRIGVCFLDLDDFKIINDTLGHGIGDQLLVAVAARLHQRVTDAGHVMARVGGDEFVVLLRDTDGPEQVTTLAEQLLDVLDTPVEVDGNRLSVSASIGVLERPAYGEDFQEVLRAADATLYLAKADGRGRWALFDPDRNAAQMRRYDLAGRLPEALRRDEFQLEYQPIVSLTDHGLRGAEALLRWHHPELGRLSPNTFIPVAEQSGVIVALGRWVLRQACADAARWQHDGQPLFVSVNVSMRQFTEPDLADEVARALRDSGLPPQALQLEITESAVMQSYDRPVATLQAIADMGVRIVIDDFGTGYSNLAHLRHLPVHGLKLAGAFMAGMRLPTPDRVDEQIVETVVRLAHMLGMSVTAEGVETAEQAERLATLGSDLAQGWHFGPAGPPEHIGTHPHHVAHPAN from the coding sequence GTGCATGGCACCGAAAGCGACCAGGCGACGGCCGGACCGGAGCTGTCCGATCTGACGGAACGCTGGGTGTCCGCGGTGCGAGCCAGCGGTTACCTGGCCCCGGACGGCGACCGGTTGCGGGTCTTCCTGCGCGAACTCGTCCGGCGGATGAGCGCGGCGCTGGCGACTCCGGCCGACCACGAGCGGGTCGGGCACGACGTCGGTGTCGCGCTCGTCCGTGCCGGGCTCGTCGCGCCCGAGGTGCTGCGTGACTCGATCACCACGCTCTCCCGGCTGCCGGCCGATGCCGGCGTGAGCGGGCCGCTGGTGGGCGTGCGGCTCGGCGAACTGCTCGGCGGCCTGTCGGCCGGCTTCTGTGCGGCCGAGCGGGAGCGCACCCTGATGGGGCAGGAGCGGATCCGGGCGGCGGCGCTGGCCGCGGTCGACACGGCCGAGCACGCCCGGCGCGACAGCGAGGCCCGGCTGCGGGCGGTGTTCAGCGCGGCCGGCACCGCGATCGCCATCGCGGACCTGAGCGGCCGGCTGGTCGAGGCCAATCCGGCCGTCTCCCTGATGCTCGGCATACCGGCCGCCGACCTGGTCGGCCGGCGGGTGCTCGACTTCTTCCACCCCGACGACGCGCCGTCGATCCGCCACGAGATCGTCGAGCGGCTGCTAGGTCCCGGCGGCGGCCTGGTCCGGCTGGAGAAGCGCTTCGTCGACGCGACCGGCACGACGGGCTGGCTGACGCTGTCGGTGTCGCTGGTCCACGGCGACGACGACCGCCCCGCCTATCTGGTGGCGATGGCCGACGACGTGACCGACCGGCACCGTCTGCAGACCGAGCTGCATCACCAGGCCCACCATGATCCGCTGACCGGTCTGCCCAACCGGACCCTGCTCTACCGGTGGCTGAGGGACACCATCGCCTCCGCCACGCCGGACCGGCGGATCGGTGTGTGCTTCCTGGACCTCGACGATTTCAAGATCATTAATGACACGCTGGGGCACGGGATCGGCGACCAGTTGCTGGTCGCCGTGGCCGCGCGCCTGCACCAGCGGGTCACCGACGCCGGCCATGTGATGGCCCGGGTCGGCGGCGACGAGTTCGTCGTGCTGCTCCGGGACACCGACGGCCCCGAGCAGGTCACCACGTTGGCCGAGCAGCTTCTCGACGTGCTCGACACGCCGGTCGAGGTCGACGGCAACCGGCTGTCGGTGTCGGCCAGCATCGGCGTACTCGAACGGCCCGCCTACGGCGAGGACTTCCAGGAGGTGCTGCGGGCCGCCGACGCCACCCTCTATCTGGCGAAGGCCGACGGCCGGGGCCGCTGGGCGCTGTTCGACCCGGACCGCAACGCCGCCCAGATGCGCCGGTACGACCTCGCCGGCCGGCTGCCCGAGGCACTGCGGCGCGACGAGTTCCAGCTCGAATACCAGCCCATCGTGTCGCTGACCGACCACGGGCTGCGCGGCGCGGAGGCACTGCTGCGCTGGCACCACCCCGAACTGGGCCGGCTGTCGCCCAACACCTTCATCCCGGTCGCCGAACAGTCCGGGGTGATCGTCGCCCTCGGACGCTGGGTGCTGCGCCAGGCGTGCGCCGACGCGGCCCGCTGGCAGCACGACGGCCAGCCCCTGTTCGTCAGCGTCAACGTCTCGATGCGCCAGTTCACCGAACCCGACCTCGCCGACGAGGTGGCCCGGGCGCTGCGCGACAGCGGGCTGCCCCCGCAGGCCCTGCAACTGGAGATCACCGAAAGCGCGGTGATGCAGTCGTACGACCGACCCGTCGCCACGCTGCAGGCCATTGCCGACATGGGCGTACGGATCGTCATCGACGACTTCGGCACCGGCTACTCGAACCTCGCCCACCTGCGCCACCTGCCCGTGCACGGGTTGAAGCTGGCCGGCGCGTTCATGGCCGGCATGCGGCTGCCGACGCCCGACCGGGTCGACGAGCAGATCGTGGAAACCGTGGTGCGCCTCGCCCACATGCTCGGCATGAGCGTCACCGCCGAGGGGGTCGAGACGGCCGAGCAGGCCGAGCGGCTCGCCACCCTGGGCAGCGACCTGGCCCAGGGCTGGCACTTCGGCCCGGCCGGCCCGCCCGAGCACATCGGCACGCACCCGCACCACGTCGCCCACCCCGCCAACTGA
- a CDS encoding succinate dehydrogenase/fumarate reductase iron-sulfur subunit: MKLTLRIWRQNGRADKGRMVSYQLDDVSPDMSFLEMLDVLNERLTLEGEEPVAFDHDCREGICGMCGMVINGVAHGPERATTTCQLHMRHFKDGDTIDIEPWRARAFPVVKDLVVDRSAFDSIIQAGGYVSAPTGSAPDAHATPVPKANADAAFEAAACIGCGACVAACPNGSGMLFTAAKITHLGLLPQGQPERSSRVVDMVAAHDDAGFGGCTNAGECTTVCPKGIPLTTIGRLNRDFLKASAKRSDNA; the protein is encoded by the coding sequence GTGAAACTGACCCTGCGCATCTGGCGCCAGAACGGCCGTGCGGACAAGGGCCGGATGGTGTCGTACCAGCTCGACGACGTGTCGCCGGACATGTCGTTCCTGGAGATGCTCGACGTGCTCAACGAGCGGCTCACCCTCGAGGGCGAGGAGCCGGTCGCCTTCGACCACGACTGCCGCGAGGGCATCTGCGGCATGTGCGGCATGGTGATCAACGGGGTGGCGCACGGCCCGGAGCGGGCGACCACGACCTGCCAGCTGCACATGCGGCACTTCAAGGACGGCGACACGATCGACATCGAGCCGTGGCGGGCCCGGGCGTTCCCGGTCGTGAAGGACCTCGTCGTCGACCGTTCGGCGTTCGACTCGATCATCCAGGCCGGCGGGTACGTCTCCGCGCCCACCGGCAGCGCGCCGGACGCCCACGCCACCCCGGTGCCGAAGGCGAACGCGGACGCGGCGTTCGAGGCCGCCGCCTGCATCGGCTGCGGCGCGTGCGTGGCGGCCTGCCCGAACGGCTCCGGCATGCTGTTCACCGCCGCCAAGATCACTCACCTCGGGCTGCTGCCGCAGGGCCAGCCGGAGCGGTCGTCCCGGGTCGTCGACATGGTGGCGGCGCACGACGACGCCGGGTTCGGCGGCTGCACCAACGCCGGTGAGTGCACCACCGTCTGCCCGAAGGGCATCCCGCTGACCACGATCGGCCGGCTCAACCGGGACTTCCTGAAGGCGTCGGCGAAGCGCTCCGACAACGCGTGA
- a CDS encoding putative bifunctional diguanylate cyclase/phosphodiesterase has protein sequence MPRTASPPDSPAASTLPARLYVAGGLLAAILYVADVSQLLSGLTFIVVAVAGVVALVVGPRWHRTELRNPWTLLAAAIVVFTAGALLRPWASFQTGVAELAADMFTVPGYLLMLLSLTGLLRARRAIEKHAVIDGLIVCVGMAIVSILLFAVPAASISDRSAVVSALAGVYPLFDTVLVLLVVNLAFTTAARRPSYLLLVATMTGVLIGDVAYAIIGRTGHLTGSPLLDLPFLFSFAFIGAAALHPSMVELGRATPLPVQAWSWPRLMLIVPALAVPFLLTVLLPDKNVVHRAVIAIGGVAMVVLLLVRAVSAVQAYAAAQRLYQHQATHDALTQLPNRTMLPEQVGKLLRAPAAPGAMVWVFFLDLDGFKRVNDSWGHAAGDQLIVEVARRLRTVVPAPATVARVGGDEFVMVDVGSRDAAVALAERVLDCFGAPLSMPFAQVVITASVGIAGRPVDAGTQVTADDLMREADTAMYQAKSEGPGKWTMFDSSMHQRVRERVDIEVDLRKALPAETSDGSAVSPQLHLAYQPIVELRTGGLLGAEALIRWNHPTRGAIPPGAFIPIAEDTGLIAKIGRWVLRESVRQLAEWRRTGTVTDDFWVSVNVSPRQLRDPHLPDVLASTLTDYGVPPRVVVLEITESVMIDASAVTDEVLRQMRELGVRIVVDDFGTGYSALGYLRRHPVTGVKIDRAFVRGLGVDAEDEEIVRAVTAMSSALGLTVVAEGVETPTQQGVLAELGVVMGQGMLWSAPIGPARFGERWSALRSVPALPPGSPVVPSRAAGTPATVLSGPPTPAAWRGQGQDGAGAS, from the coding sequence ATGCCGCGTACGGCTTCGCCGCCGGACAGCCCCGCCGCCTCGACCCTGCCCGCCCGGCTCTACGTCGCCGGCGGGCTTCTCGCGGCGATCCTCTACGTCGCCGACGTCAGCCAGCTCCTGTCCGGCCTGACCTTCATCGTGGTGGCGGTCGCCGGCGTGGTCGCGCTCGTCGTCGGCCCCCGCTGGCACCGCACCGAACTGCGCAACCCCTGGACGCTGCTCGCCGCCGCGATCGTGGTCTTCACCGCCGGGGCACTGCTGCGCCCCTGGGCGTCGTTCCAGACCGGGGTCGCCGAGCTGGCCGCCGACATGTTCACCGTGCCCGGATACCTCCTCATGCTGCTCAGCCTCACCGGGCTGTTACGCGCCCGGCGTGCCATCGAGAAGCACGCGGTGATCGACGGGCTGATCGTCTGCGTCGGCATGGCCATCGTGTCGATCCTGCTGTTCGCCGTACCCGCGGCGAGCATCTCGGACCGGTCGGCCGTGGTGTCGGCGCTGGCCGGCGTCTATCCGCTCTTCGACACGGTGCTGGTGCTGCTGGTGGTCAACCTGGCGTTCACCACCGCCGCCCGGCGGCCCAGCTACCTGCTGCTCGTCGCCACGATGACCGGCGTCCTGATCGGCGACGTCGCATACGCGATCATCGGGCGGACCGGTCACCTGACCGGGTCGCCCCTGCTCGACCTGCCGTTCCTGTTCAGCTTCGCGTTCATCGGGGCGGCCGCCCTGCACCCCTCGATGGTCGAACTCGGCCGGGCCACCCCGCTGCCCGTGCAGGCGTGGTCGTGGCCGCGACTGATGCTGATCGTGCCCGCGCTCGCCGTACCGTTCCTGCTCACCGTCCTGCTGCCCGACAAGAACGTGGTGCATCGGGCGGTGATCGCGATCGGCGGCGTGGCCATGGTCGTCCTGCTGCTCGTGCGGGCCGTCTCGGCCGTGCAGGCGTACGCCGCCGCGCAGCGCCTCTACCAGCACCAGGCCACCCACGACGCGCTCACCCAGTTGCCCAACCGGACGATGCTGCCGGAGCAGGTCGGCAAGCTGCTGCGCGCCCCGGCCGCACCCGGCGCGATGGTCTGGGTCTTCTTCCTCGACCTCGACGGCTTCAAACGGGTCAACGACTCGTGGGGGCACGCCGCCGGCGACCAGTTGATCGTCGAGGTGGCGCGGCGGCTGCGTACGGTCGTGCCCGCGCCGGCGACCGTCGCCCGTGTCGGCGGCGACGAGTTCGTCATGGTCGACGTCGGCAGCCGTGACGCTGCCGTGGCCCTCGCCGAACGGGTCCTGGACTGCTTCGGCGCCCCGCTGTCGATGCCGTTCGCGCAGGTCGTCATCACCGCGAGCGTCGGCATCGCCGGCCGGCCGGTCGACGCAGGCACCCAGGTCACGGCCGACGACCTGATGCGCGAGGCCGACACCGCGATGTACCAGGCCAAGTCCGAGGGCCCCGGCAAGTGGACGATGTTCGACTCGTCGATGCACCAGCGGGTCCGCGAACGGGTCGACATCGAGGTCGACCTGCGCAAGGCGTTGCCGGCCGAGACGTCCGACGGGTCGGCGGTGTCGCCGCAGCTGCACCTGGCCTACCAGCCGATCGTCGAGCTGCGTACCGGTGGGCTGCTCGGCGCCGAGGCGTTGATCCGGTGGAACCATCCCACCCGTGGGGCGATCCCGCCGGGGGCCTTCATCCCGATCGCCGAGGACACCGGACTCATCGCCAAGATCGGGCGGTGGGTGCTGCGGGAGAGCGTGCGGCAGCTCGCCGAGTGGCGGCGTACCGGCACCGTAACCGACGACTTCTGGGTCTCCGTCAACGTCTCACCCCGCCAACTGCGCGACCCCCACCTGCCGGACGTGCTCGCCTCCACCCTCACCGATTACGGCGTGCCGCCCCGGGTCGTCGTACTGGAGATCACCGAGTCGGTGATGATCGACGCGTCGGCGGTCACCGACGAGGTCCTGCGGCAGATGCGCGAGCTCGGCGTACGCATCGTCGTCGACGACTTCGGCACCGGCTACTCGGCGCTCGGCTACCTGCGGCGGCATCCGGTCACCGGCGTCAAGATCGACCGCGCCTTCGTCCGGGGCCTGGGCGTCGACGCCGAGGACGAGGAGATCGTCCGGGCGGTCACGGCGATGAGCAGCGCGCTCGGGCTCACCGTCGTCGCCGAGGGCGTGGAGACCCCCACCCAGCAGGGCGTCCTCGCCGAACTCGGCGTCGTGATGGGGCAGGGGATGCTCTGGAGCGCCCCGATCGGCCCGGCCCGGTTCGGTGAGCGCTGGTCGGCCCTGCGGTCGGTACCGGCCCTGCCACCGGGGTCGCCGGTCGTGCCGTCCCGGGCGGCCGGGACGCCGGCGACCGTGCTGTCCGGCCCGCCCACCCCGGCGGCGTGGCGGGGGCAGGGTCAGGACGGCGCCGGGGCTTCGTAG
- a CDS encoding deoxyguanosinetriphosphate triphosphohydrolase family protein → MTHPVDPRARRLFGGSATAYGDLAGSPFRADRDRIVSSPFFSRLGGVTQVISPGGSGLLVHNRLTHSLKVAQVGRAIAERLAADDRYRDLLDKLGGCDPDVVEAAALAHDLGHPPFGHLGEQVLDRLARQRLGLPDGFEGNAQSYRIVTSTEIRGTATIGLDLTAAVRAAILKYPWTRHDHPDPHPRDLDPAPRGATPPPDDPTSGSLKFGAYTTEVDDLRQARAPFAGRIADWQQTVEASIMDTADDIAYAIHDLEDFHRVGVLQQGAVAGELMGWQREATTLRELPDGALDTGGRRPGAAIERLRRRLHRRDSWISDDDAFAAAVEHVRVELVDGLLAAPFDGSLAAEQYVTGFSARWTRRLVDAIEVVAEPSMRSGHVLLHAAQWHEVQVLKFVHHRFVLERPDLALHQRGQARLLATLVEALVAWILDPGEETRLPRRLHDLVELAEAELMPPGAADGAGRGSGPDRMARARGRAVIDFVAALTDGQAVALLDALSGRSRQLWTDAFVL, encoded by the coding sequence ATGACCCACCCCGTCGATCCCCGCGCCCGGCGCCTGTTCGGCGGCAGTGCCACGGCGTACGGCGATCTTGCCGGGAGCCCGTTCCGCGCCGACCGCGACCGGATCGTCAGCTCGCCGTTCTTCTCCCGGCTCGGCGGTGTGACCCAGGTCATCAGCCCGGGCGGGTCCGGCCTGCTCGTGCACAACCGGCTGACCCACAGCCTCAAGGTCGCCCAGGTCGGTCGGGCGATCGCCGAGCGGCTGGCGGCCGACGACCGCTACCGGGATCTGCTCGACAAGCTCGGCGGCTGTGACCCGGACGTCGTCGAGGCCGCCGCGCTGGCCCACGACCTCGGGCACCCACCGTTCGGCCATCTCGGTGAGCAGGTGCTGGACCGGCTGGCCCGGCAGCGGCTCGGCCTGCCGGACGGGTTCGAGGGCAACGCGCAGTCGTACCGGATCGTCACCAGCACCGAGATCCGGGGCACGGCGACCATCGGGCTGGACCTGACCGCCGCGGTCCGGGCGGCGATCCTCAAGTATCCGTGGACCCGGCACGACCACCCGGATCCGCACCCACGCGACCTGGACCCGGCACCGCGCGGGGCGACCCCGCCGCCCGACGACCCGACGAGCGGGTCGCTGAAGTTCGGCGCGTACACGACCGAGGTCGACGACCTGCGGCAGGCCCGGGCGCCGTTCGCCGGCCGGATCGCCGACTGGCAGCAGACCGTCGAGGCGTCGATCATGGACACCGCCGACGACATCGCGTACGCCATCCACGACCTGGAGGACTTCCACCGCGTCGGCGTACTCCAGCAGGGGGCGGTGGCCGGCGAGCTGATGGGCTGGCAGCGCGAGGCGACCACGCTGCGCGAACTGCCCGACGGCGCCCTCGACACCGGCGGCCGGCGGCCGGGCGCGGCCATCGAGCGGCTGCGCCGCCGGCTGCACCGCCGCGACAGTTGGATCAGCGATGACGACGCGTTCGCGGCGGCCGTCGAACACGTCCGCGTCGAACTGGTCGACGGGCTGCTCGCCGCCCCGTTCGACGGCTCGCTCGCGGCCGAGCAGTACGTCACCGGATTCTCCGCCCGGTGGACGCGCCGGCTGGTCGACGCGATCGAGGTGGTCGCCGAGCCGTCGATGCGGTCCGGGCACGTGCTGCTGCACGCGGCGCAGTGGCACGAGGTGCAGGTGCTCAAGTTCGTCCACCACCGGTTCGTGCTCGAACGTCCGGATCTGGCCCTGCACCAGCGTGGCCAGGCCCGGCTGCTGGCCACCCTGGTCGAGGCGCTCGTCGCCTGGATCCTCGACCCGGGGGAGGAGACCCGGCTGCCGCGCCGGCTGCACGACCTGGTCGAGTTGGCCGAGGCGGAGCTGATGCCGCCCGGTGCGGCCGACGGCGCCGGCCGGGGGAGCGGCCCTGACCGGATGGCCCGGGCCCGCGGCCGCGCCGTCATCGACTTCGTGGCCGCGCTGACCGACGGGCAGGCCGTTGCCCTGCTCGATGCCCTGTCCGGGCGCTCCCGCCAGCTCTGGACCGACGCCTTCGTGCTCTGA
- a CDS encoding SDR family oxidoreductase, translating to MRIAVAGGTGAVGRHVVDVLRGRGHEPVVLSRSNGVDLVAGTGLGRPLDGVRAVVDVTSVQTRSAPEAERFFEAVTANLLAAGAAAGVRHHLALSIVGVDRAPVGYYAGKVAHERAVENGAVPWTILRATQFHEFAAQIHGQLRLGPLAFVPTMRSQPVAAREVAERLVHLAEGEPVGRATDLGGPREEMMADLVRAYARSVGARGPVIQIALPGALGRAMRDGTLVAGPDAEHGTQTFAEWLAARPAP from the coding sequence ATGAGGATCGCGGTGGCCGGCGGAACCGGCGCGGTGGGGCGGCACGTCGTCGACGTGCTCCGTGGGCGGGGGCACGAGCCGGTGGTGCTGTCCCGCTCCAACGGCGTCGACCTCGTAGCCGGTACGGGACTCGGCCGCCCGCTCGACGGCGTACGGGCGGTCGTGGACGTGACCTCGGTGCAGACCCGGTCCGCCCCGGAGGCGGAGAGGTTCTTCGAGGCCGTGACCGCCAACCTGCTCGCCGCCGGGGCCGCCGCCGGGGTGCGGCACCACCTCGCGCTGTCGATCGTCGGCGTCGACCGGGCCCCGGTCGGCTACTACGCGGGGAAGGTCGCCCACGAGCGGGCGGTCGAGAACGGGGCCGTGCCGTGGACGATCCTGCGCGCGACGCAGTTCCACGAGTTCGCTGCCCAGATCCACGGACAGCTCAGGCTCGGCCCGCTCGCGTTCGTCCCGACGATGCGATCCCAGCCCGTCGCCGCCCGGGAGGTCGCGGAACGACTCGTCCACCTCGCGGAGGGCGAACCGGTCGGCCGGGCCACCGACCTCGGTGGGCCGCGCGAGGAGATGATGGCCGACCTGGTCCGGGCGTACGCCCGCTCCGTCGGCGCCCGCGGCCCGGTCATCCAGATCGCGCTGCCCGGAGCGCTCGGCCGGGCGATGCGCGACGGCACACTCGTCGCCGGCCCGGACGCCGAACACGGCACCCAGACCTTCGCCGAATGGCTGGCCGCGCGGCCGGCCCCGTAG
- a CDS encoding ROK family protein, translating to MVTVDRPVVVGLDNGGNSTNATVLDASGRFLVDRLVETPSRVLEGPAAAVEAMVTAMDTALTLTGVPREQVLAVGLDTPGPASADGVISSKGSTNFSQPPWRGYDIRTALAERIGLPVVYNNDGNAAALYAHHVHFGADAERHSSISAIVGTGLGGGVVESGRVVRGAAGMAGELGHVHIPLHGLLAEGQPIPTCRCGFIGDVESVTSLTAIERNLLPYWLSRYPDHPLAAEPPRVAAKLVRTYGEQGDPLARRVFDQQAMALGRLFTIAANFTDPSVFFVGGGVVEAAPEFREWFLGRIREHTLLRTEQAAASHFALVPDLDMAGARGSAIAALATLPR from the coding sequence ATGGTGACCGTCGACCGACCGGTCGTCGTCGGACTGGACAACGGCGGCAACAGCACGAACGCGACCGTCCTCGACGCCTCCGGCCGGTTCCTGGTCGACCGGCTGGTCGAGACGCCCAGCCGGGTGCTCGAGGGCCCCGCCGCCGCGGTCGAGGCGATGGTGACCGCGATGGACACCGCGCTCACCCTGACCGGTGTCCCCCGCGAGCAGGTCCTCGCGGTGGGGCTGGACACACCCGGCCCGGCCAGCGCCGACGGGGTGATCAGCTCGAAGGGCTCCACCAACTTCTCCCAGCCGCCGTGGCGGGGCTACGACATCCGGACCGCCCTGGCCGAGCGGATCGGCCTGCCCGTGGTCTACAACAACGACGGCAACGCGGCGGCCCTCTACGCCCACCACGTCCACTTCGGTGCCGACGCCGAACGTCACTCGTCGATCTCGGCCATCGTCGGCACCGGGCTCGGTGGCGGGGTGGTCGAGTCCGGCCGGGTGGTCCGGGGCGCCGCCGGGATGGCCGGCGAACTCGGGCACGTCCACATCCCGCTGCACGGGCTGCTCGCCGAGGGCCAGCCGATCCCGACCTGCCGGTGTGGCTTCATCGGCGACGTGGAGAGTGTCACCTCGCTGACCGCGATCGAGCGCAACCTCCTGCCGTACTGGCTGAGCCGCTACCCGGACCACCCGCTGGCCGCCGAGCCGCCGCGCGTCGCGGCCAAGCTCGTACGCACGTACGGCGAACAGGGCGACCCGCTGGCCCGACGGGTGTTCGACCAGCAGGCGATGGCGCTCGGACGGCTGTTCACGATCGCGGCCAACTTCACCGACCCGAGCGTCTTCTTCGTCGGTGGCGGTGTGGTCGAGGCGGCACCGGAGTTCCGGGAATGGTTCCTCGGCCGGATCCGGGAGCACACCCTCCTGCGGACCGAGCAGGCCGCGGCGTCGCACTTCGCGCTGGTCCCCGACCTGGACATGGCCGGCGCCCGCGGCTCGGCCATCGCCGCACTGGCCACCCTCCCCCGCTGA